One Syntrophorhabdaceae bacterium genomic region harbors:
- the prfA gene encoding peptide chain release factor 1: MFERLEKIEARYDELEAELARPETLANMDVYKKVAKEHNDLKDMVVIYKKWKEKKEEIDRTLAMLEKEKDEDMRVLIKEEASRLSQEQSLLETHLRNILLNMHEEQVKSMFLEIRAGAGGEEAALFARDLYAMYMKFAEKKRWKTELMSTSLSDLGGIKEIIVLIDSKDAYNLLKYESGVHRVQRVPVTEAQGRIHTSTVTVAVLPEPEDLEIDINPEELRIDVFRSSGPGGQHVNTTDSAVRITHIPTGIVVTCQDEKSQHKNKAKAIRVLRARLKEKMEQEKEQEISQERRKQVGTGDRSERIRTYNFPQGRVTDHRIGLTLYKLQNILDGNIEDILDPLIAHFQSEALKTG; this comes from the coding sequence ATGTTTGAAAGATTAGAAAAGATAGAAGCAAGATACGATGAGCTTGAGGCAGAACTCGCCAGGCCCGAGACCTTGGCAAATATGGATGTCTACAAAAAGGTTGCCAAGGAACACAACGACCTCAAGGACATGGTGGTTATCTACAAAAAATGGAAAGAAAAGAAAGAAGAGATAGACAGAACACTGGCGATGCTGGAGAAAGAAAAAGATGAGGATATGAGGGTTCTCATCAAAGAAGAGGCTTCCCGCCTTTCTCAGGAACAATCACTCTTAGAAACGCATCTCAGGAACATACTTCTTAATATGCACGAGGAACAAGTAAAAAGCATGTTTCTGGAGATAAGGGCAGGAGCCGGTGGAGAAGAGGCAGCCCTTTTTGCAAGGGATCTCTATGCTATGTATATGAAGTTTGCCGAGAAAAAGAGATGGAAGACAGAGCTTATGTCTACTAGCCTATCTGATTTAGGAGGCATAAAAGAGATTATAGTCCTTATAGACTCAAAGGATGCATATAATTTACTTAAATACGAAAGCGGTGTCCATAGGGTCCAGAGGGTTCCTGTAACAGAGGCACAGGGCAGAATACATACATCTACGGTCACCGTAGCTGTCCTTCCGGAACCAGAAGATCTTGAGATTGACATAAACCCTGAGGAACTCAGGATCGATGTATTCAGATCAAGTGGACCAGGGGGTCAACACGTAAACACAACGGATTCGGCGGTAAGGATAACCCATATCCCCACAGGGATTGTTGTTACATGTCAGGATGAGAAATCGCAGCATAAGAATAAGGCAAAGGCAATAAGGGTTCTCAGGGCACGTCTAAAGGAAAAGATGGAGCAGGAAAAGGAACAGGAGATCTCCCAGGAAAGGAGAAAACAAGTAGGCACAGGCGACAGAAGTGAGCGCATCCGCACTTATAATTTTCCTCAGGGCAGGGTAACAGATCATAGGATAGGCCTTACATTATACAAATTACAAAACATCCTCGACGGAAATATAGAAGATATACTTGACCCGTTGATTGCTCATTTTCAATCAGAGGCATTAAAAACAGGTTAA
- the dnaN gene encoding DNA polymerase III subunit beta, whose protein sequence is MNIVIKKELFYEPISKLSPISDRKSTMPILSNLLICFDTDRTSIYASELDIYAVAYVDYSTEKETKIMINGKRFFEILKEMGNEDIQLDIQENTVKIKQKHTEYVFGLQDPYDFPDPAKFEERQEITIDGATLLEIIDKVGFATSDDETRHILMGIFLEGRENILTAVGTDGFRMSVLTREIGGVQDFEGFIIPKKTFNDLYRIINEKDTVKLSIGSNNIKFSTDRIALISKLIEGVFPNYRNIIPEKNPYIAQIEKNMFLKSLKKISAITDKLGFVKMELYNDLMELHGESDIGSAKEVLEIKYNGPDNTMNFNIRFLFDVVNHTEGEYILMKLPEKSGAVLFIGKDDDTYKNIVMPVRL, encoded by the coding sequence ATGAATATAGTAATAAAAAAAGAACTCTTTTATGAACCTATATCAAAACTCTCACCCATATCAGACAGAAAATCAACCATGCCGATACTTTCGAATCTTCTTATATGTTTTGATACAGACAGGACATCTATATATGCAAGCGAACTGGATATATACGCAGTTGCTTATGTAGACTACAGCACTGAAAAAGAGACAAAGATAATGATAAACGGAAAGAGGTTTTTTGAGATTTTAAAAGAGATGGGCAACGAGGATATTCAATTGGATATCCAGGAAAATACCGTCAAGATAAAACAGAAACATACCGAATATGTTTTTGGATTGCAGGACCCATATGACTTCCCTGACCCTGCCAAGTTTGAAGAAAGGCAAGAGATCACTATAGATGGTGCAACCCTCCTTGAGATTATAGATAAAGTAGGTTTTGCCACATCAGACGATGAGACAAGACATATTCTTATGGGTATATTTCTTGAAGGCAGGGAAAATATATTGACTGCTGTGGGAACAGATGGCTTTAGGATGTCTGTATTAACGAGAGAGATAGGGGGCGTCCAGGACTTTGAAGGCTTTATAATACCAAAAAAGACGTTTAATGACCTATACAGAATTATAAACGAAAAAGATACTGTGAAATTATCCATAGGTTCCAACAATATAAAGTTTTCAACAGACAGGATAGCTTTAATCTCAAAATTAATAGAAGGGGTGTTTCCAAATTATAGAAACATTATACCAGAAAAAAACCCATATATTGCTCAAATAGAAAAGAACATGTTTTTAAAAAGTCTTAAAAAGATTTCAGCAATAACAGACAAATTAGGATTTGTTAAAATGGAGCTTTATAATGATTTAATGGAGCTCCACGGAGAATCTGATATAGGAAGTGCAAAGGAGGTCCTTGAGATAAAATACAATGGCCCAGACAATACAATGAACTTTAATATAAGATTTTTGTTTGATGTGGTAAATCATACGGAAGGAGAATACATATTAATGAAGTTACCAGAAAAAAGCGGTGCAGTTCTTTTTATTGGCAAGGATGATGACACATATAAAAATATAGTAATGCCGGTTAGATTATAA
- the murA gene encoding UDP-N-acetylglucosamine 1-carboxyvinyltransferase, with the protein MDKFVIEGGERLTGIVRISGSKNAALPLLAATVLKKGIYEIGNVPRLRDIGTMTKLLSILGAKMEWKDRNTLKVDTKELNNHVAPYDLVKQMRASVLVLGSLTGGLKRATVSYPGGCAIGERPINLHIKGLQALGCEVNIKEGYVDVVAKKLKGARIRFDTTTVGGTENIMMAAVMAKGDTIIENAAREPEVVDLARMLKKMGARIEGEGTEIIKIHGVDDLTPCNYDVIPDRIETGTFLIACGITRGNMIIEGCVPSHVKALIDKLREAGMDILENGDTIKVAMTKKRAMAVDIKTAPYPGFPTDMQAQIMALMTVARGVSAITETIFENRMMHVAEMRRMGADIKVIGNTAIVRGVKMLSGAKVMATDLRASASLILAGLTAYGKTEISRIYHLDRGYEAIEEKLKALGAKIERVKDENMGA; encoded by the coding sequence ATGGACAAGTTTGTAATAGAGGGCGGGGAAAGGCTCACCGGCATTGTTAGAATAAGCGGTTCAAAGAATGCTGCATTACCCCTCCTTGCAGCCACTGTTTTAAAAAAAGGCATATACGAGATAGGTAATGTCCCTCGACTAAGAGATATAGGGACAATGACAAAGCTCCTGTCCATTCTCGGTGCAAAGATGGAATGGAAAGACAGAAACACCTTAAAGGTAGACACAAAGGAACTTAATAACCATGTGGCGCCATATGACCTGGTGAAACAGATGAGGGCATCTGTGCTTGTCCTCGGTTCCCTTACAGGGGGATTAAAGAGGGCAACGGTTTCATATCCTGGTGGATGTGCCATCGGCGAGAGACCCATTAATCTCCATATAAAGGGACTTCAGGCACTGGGCTGTGAGGTGAATATAAAAGAAGGCTATGTAGATGTAGTGGCAAAGAAGCTAAAGGGTGCAAGGATAAGGTTTGATACTACTACGGTGGGTGGGACCGAAAATATCATGATGGCAGCGGTTATGGCAAAGGGCGATACTATTATCGAGAATGCAGCCCGTGAGCCAGAAGTGGTGGACCTTGCCAGGATGCTAAAAAAGATGGGCGCAAGGATAGAAGGAGAAGGCACAGAGATTATAAAGATACACGGCGTAGATGACCTCACCCCTTGTAATTATGATGTCATACCCGACAGGATAGAGACAGGGACATTTCTCATAGCCTGCGGGATAACCAGGGGGAATATGATTATTGAGGGTTGCGTGCCAAGCCATGTCAAAGCCCTCATTGATAAGTTAAGAGAAGCAGGTATGGATATTTTAGAGAACGGTGATACCATAAAGGTGGCCATGACAAAGAAAAGGGCGATGGCAGTAGATATAAAAACAGCGCCCTACCCTGGTTTTCCCACAGACATGCAGGCACAGATCATGGCGCTTATGACTGTAGCAAGGGGTGTAAGTGCCATTACCGAGACCATTTTTGAGAACAGGATGATGCATGTGGCAGAAATGAGACGTATGGGCGCAGACATAAAGGTCATAGGAAATACGGCTATAGTTAGAGGAGTTAAGATGCTCTCAGGCGCCAAGGTCATGGCAACAGACTTAAGGGCAAGCGCATCATTAATCCTGGCAGGGCTTACAGCATACGGTAAAACAGAGATATCGAGGATATACCATCTTGACAGGGGCTATGAAGCCATAGAAGAAAAGCTCAAGGCGCTGGGCGCCAAGATAGAGAGGGTTAAGGATGAAAATATGGGAGCTTGA
- the coaE gene encoding dephospho-CoA kinase (Dephospho-CoA kinase (CoaE) performs the final step in coenzyme A biosynthesis.) produces the protein MILIGITGIIGSGKSTVSNLLRSKGFNVIDLDKVAKEALYSEKAQEDIKRSFGEGVFINGMVSPERLKEIVFLDKKRLKELEDIIHPRVIEEIFRHANTFRAKGEKSMIIDGPLIFETGLNKELDKIVVVSADPDKIKERLKIRGMDETDIERRTSCQIPLKEKERLADYVLYNNGTEKDLDKEIIKLMNRIREWEEKDAS, from the coding sequence ATGATTTTAATAGGCATCACAGGAATTATTGGAAGCGGAAAATCTACTGTTTCAAATCTACTGAGAAGCAAAGGCTTCAATGTCATTGACCTCGACAAGGTGGCAAAGGAAGCCCTTTATAGTGAAAAGGCGCAGGAAGACATAAAGAGGAGTTTTGGAGAGGGTGTTTTCATAAACGGCATGGTTAGCCCTGAAAGATTAAAGGAAATAGTATTTCTTGACAAAAAAAGACTAAAGGAGTTGGAGGATATCATACACCCCAGGGTAATAGAAGAGATATTTAGACATGCCAATACATTTAGGGCAAAGGGAGAAAAGAGCATGATCATAGACGGCCCCCTTATCTTTGAGACAGGTCTGAACAAAGAGCTTGACAAAATAGTAGTAGTATCTGCAGACCCCGATAAAATAAAGGAGAGACTAAAAATAAGGGGCATGGATGAGACAGATATAGAGAGAAGGACCTCATGCCAGATACCACTTAAAGAAAAGGAAAGACTGGCAGATTATGTATTATATAACAACGGCACAGAAAAAGACCTTGATAAGGAGATTATAAAATTAATGAATAGGATTAGAGAATGGGAGGAAAAGGATGCATCTTAA
- the dnaA gene encoding chromosomal replication initiator protein DnaA: MADLLQQIKPKVASIISQDSFKTWIEPIKFSGFNNGVFSVIVPNEFFKEWVIKNFEPILIAIIKETLGEEVKMEYITAREEKNNNTKKGVIVKKTNYNLFNPRYTFENFVVGSCNQFANAACLAVATNPGRTYNPLFIYGGVGLGKTHLLNAIGNFLIQHSGISPDHICYITAEVFTNELINSLKYSKMDEFRNRFRKMDVLLIDDIQFIAGKDRTQEEFFHTFNALYDNMKQVVVTSDKFPRDIENIEERLRSRFEWGLIADIQPPDIETKVAILNKKAEIENIELPLDVAFYIASRAENSVRSLEGALVRIGAFASLHNSPIDVKLASEVMGHIIKEKVKEITMDTIIKEVSLYFNIKSSDIKSNKRTKSIMLSRQVAIYLARKLTNSSLVDIGNKFGGKDHSTIIHSIKKIEEELKWKSDLKTIVEKIEIKLKSI, encoded by the coding sequence ATGGCGGATCTTCTCCAACAAATAAAACCTAAAGTTGCCAGCATAATAAGCCAGGATAGCTTTAAAACATGGATAGAACCTATAAAGTTTTCAGGATTTAATAACGGTGTATTTTCAGTGATTGTTCCTAATGAATTTTTCAAAGAATGGGTTATCAAAAATTTTGAACCCATACTGATTGCCATCATCAAGGAGACTTTGGGTGAAGAAGTAAAGATGGAATATATAACAGCCAGGGAAGAAAAAAACAATAATACAAAAAAGGGTGTTATAGTTAAAAAAACCAATTATAATCTCTTTAATCCTCGATATACATTTGAGAACTTTGTCGTTGGATCCTGTAATCAATTTGCAAATGCAGCCTGTCTTGCAGTTGCTACAAATCCTGGCAGAACATATAATCCTCTTTTTATCTATGGGGGTGTTGGTCTTGGAAAGACACATCTTCTCAATGCCATAGGCAATTTCCTTATCCAGCATAGTGGCATAAGCCCTGATCATATCTGTTATATTACTGCAGAGGTTTTCACCAATGAACTTATAAATTCTCTCAAATATAGTAAGATGGATGAGTTTAGAAATAGATTTAGAAAAATGGATGTCCTTCTTATAGATGATATACAGTTTATAGCTGGCAAAGACAGGACACAGGAAGAATTTTTCCATACCTTCAATGCCTTGTATGACAATATGAAACAGGTTGTTGTAACCAGTGATAAATTCCCGAGGGATATTGAAAATATCGAGGAAAGGCTTCGTTCAAGATTTGAATGGGGTCTTATTGCAGATATACAGCCCCCTGACATAGAGACAAAAGTAGCGATATTGAATAAAAAGGCAGAGATAGAGAATATTGAGCTGCCTCTGGATGTGGCATTCTATATTGCCTCAAGGGCAGAAAATAGTGTCCGATCCCTTGAAGGTGCCCTGGTGCGTATAGGCGCATTTGCATCCCTTCATAATTCCCCTATAGATGTAAAGCTTGCCAGTGAAGTTATGGGCCATATTATTAAAGAAAAGGTTAAAGAGATTACTATGGATACTATAATTAAGGAGGTATCCCTTTATTTTAATATAAAATCATCTGATATAAAATCAAATAAGAGGACTAAATCTATTATGCTGTCTCGTCAGGTGGCAATATATCTTGCAAGAAAACTGACCAACAGCTCCCTTGTGGACATAGGCAATAAGTTCGGTGGAAAAGACCATTCTACTATTATACATTCTATAAAAAAGATAGAAGAAGAACTTAAGTGGAAAAGTGACCTGAAAACCATTGTTGAAAAGATAGAGATAAAATTAAAATCCATATGA
- the gyrB gene encoding DNA topoisomerase (ATP-hydrolyzing) subunit B, which translates to MTEYSAESIKILNGLEAVRKVPSMYIGNTSIEGLHHLVYELVDNSVDEALAGYCKKIVVTIHRDNSVTCEDDGRGIPVDMHSEENMTALEVVLTKLHAGGKFDKDTYKYSAGLHGVGLSVVNALSEYLEVEVRRGGKVYYQRYQRGERKTELKIIGDTDKTGTKIKFKPDKTLFETIEFSSEILGHRMREISFLNNGIHIVLIDEKKTKKQEFKHEGGIKSFVSFLNSNKNVLFQEPIYIISAKKPLDGLELAIQYNDGYNENIYSYVNNVNTKEGGTHVAGFRSALTRSINNFIQSMPNQKQKESVSGDDIKEGLVAVLNIKIQNPQFEGQTKSKLGNSEIKGLVESILNEKLTEFFELNQDIAKIIINKALEAKKAREAAKKAKELVKSKSLLETGILPGKLADCQESDPEICELYIVEGDSAGGSAKQGRNRKTQAILPLKGKILNVEKSRQEKVLTNQEIKSIYLALGITPDSIDKLRYKKIIIMTDADVDGSHIRTLLLTLFYRKMIDIINKGYLYIAQPPLYKIKQGNKEIYVKDEDEFERTILKRGAEKIKCKVNGQDTGTNMLYENIEKIRAVERFLKEIQRSGINEDIMLALFMANIQNRESFEDISKLEDIKRYLPQERYEIDIIKDREHNLFSIKIKENEKNNNSTEIDYEMCSQDDYLETLNTFQQIKDFYIGKIKILEGSKEEYEVDARELIKLLNEKGKEGITIQRYKGLGEMNPEQLWETTMNPEKRSLLKVSIEDAVSADQVFTVLMGNNIETRRMFIEDNALNVKNLDI; encoded by the coding sequence ATGACAGAATATAGTGCAGAAAGTATAAAAATTTTAAACGGACTTGAGGCAGTAAGAAAAGTCCCTTCCATGTATATAGGCAACACAAGTATAGAGGGTCTTCACCACCTCGTCTACGAATTAGTAGACAATAGTGTAGATGAGGCGCTTGCTGGTTACTGTAAGAAAATAGTTGTCACGATCCATAGAGATAATAGTGTAACCTGCGAGGATGATGGAAGGGGTATACCTGTAGATATGCACAGCGAAGAAAACATGACAGCCCTTGAGGTTGTTCTTACAAAATTACACGCCGGCGGAAAATTCGATAAGGATACATATAAATATTCTGCTGGTTTGCATGGCGTAGGTCTATCTGTTGTAAATGCCCTTTCCGAATATCTTGAGGTAGAGGTAAGGAGGGGAGGGAAGGTTTATTATCAGAGATATCAGAGGGGTGAGAGAAAAACTGAATTAAAGATAATAGGTGATACAGATAAGACAGGGACAAAAATAAAATTTAAACCGGATAAGACCCTTTTTGAGACCATAGAGTTTAGTAGTGAAATATTAGGTCACAGGATGAGAGAGATATCTTTTCTCAACAACGGTATACACATAGTCCTCATAGACGAGAAAAAGACAAAGAAACAGGAATTTAAACACGAAGGGGGTATAAAGTCTTTTGTATCGTTTTTGAATAGTAATAAGAATGTGCTTTTTCAAGAACCTATATACATAATAAGCGCAAAAAAACCCCTTGATGGCTTGGAGTTGGCAATACAGTATAATGACGGATATAATGAAAACATATACAGTTATGTTAATAACGTAAATACAAAAGAAGGCGGCACCCATGTTGCTGGTTTCAGGAGCGCACTTACAAGGTCAATAAATAATTTTATTCAGAGCATGCCCAATCAGAAACAAAAAGAGAGTGTGTCAGGGGATGATATCAAGGAAGGACTTGTGGCTGTCTTGAATATAAAGATTCAAAATCCCCAATTTGAAGGGCAGACAAAATCCAAACTTGGCAATAGTGAAATAAAAGGCCTTGTAGAATCTATTTTAAACGAAAAACTAACAGAATTTTTTGAGTTAAACCAAGATATAGCAAAGATAATAATCAATAAGGCTTTAGAGGCAAAAAAGGCAAGAGAGGCAGCAAAAAAGGCAAAAGAACTCGTAAAGAGCAAAAGCCTATTGGAGACAGGTATACTACCAGGAAAACTTGCTGATTGCCAGGAGTCAGACCCTGAAATATGTGAGCTTTATATAGTAGAGGGTGATTCTGCAGGTGGCTCGGCAAAACAAGGAAGAAACAGAAAGACCCAGGCGATCCTTCCCTTGAAAGGAAAGATACTTAATGTGGAGAAATCAAGGCAGGAAAAGGTATTAACAAACCAGGAGATAAAATCCATTTATCTTGCACTCGGTATAACCCCTGATAGTATAGACAAGCTGAGATATAAGAAGATAATTATAATGACAGACGCCGATGTAGACGGTTCCCATATTAGAACCCTCCTTCTCACCCTTTTCTACAGAAAAATGATAGATATAATAAATAAAGGCTATCTCTACATAGCCCAACCCCCCCTCTATAAGATAAAACAAGGCAATAAAGAGATATATGTTAAGGATGAAGACGAATTTGAAAGGACCATACTAAAGAGGGGTGCAGAAAAGATAAAGTGCAAGGTCAACGGACAAGATACAGGAACCAACATGTTATATGAGAATATAGAAAAGATAAGGGCAGTGGAGAGATTTCTAAAAGAGATACAGAGATCAGGTATAAACGAAGATATTATGCTCGCCCTTTTTATGGCCAATATACAGAATAGAGAAAGCTTCGAGGATATTTCAAAGCTCGAGGATATAAAAAGATATTTACCTCAAGAAAGGTATGAAATAGATATCATAAAGGACAGGGAACACAATCTTTTTTCCATAAAGATAAAAGAAAACGAGAAAAACAACAATTCTACAGAGATAGATTATGAGATGTGTAGCCAGGATGATTATCTTGAGACGCTAAATACATTTCAGCAGATAAAGGATTTTTATATAGGAAAGATCAAAATATTAGAGGGTTCAAAAGAAGAATATGAAGTAGATGCAAGGGAGCTCATTAAACTTTTAAATGAAAAAGGCAAAGAAGGCATAACCATCCAGAGATATAAAGGGCTCGGGGAGATGAACCCGGAACAGCTATGGGAAACCACCATGAACCCTGAGAAACGAAGCCTCCTTAAGGTCTCTATAGAAGATGCAGTAAGCGCCGACCAGGTCTTTACAGTCCTCATGGGTAATAACATAGAAACAAGAAGGATGTTTATAGAAGATAACGCCCTTAACGTGAAAAACCTGGATATATGA
- the prmC gene encoding peptide chain release factor N(5)-glutamine methyltransferase: protein MKISDIISSSRDINMSDRLCILSFALSMKKEEILSTTDKVLSHEEVAIISRLIDKRRQGMPIAYITKNKEFYSEEFYIDDAVLIPRPETEILVEEAINILKDMGQTAKVIDVGTGSGAIGVIISQKTGNRVICVDISFEALKVALINRETMGLWEKVEFVCSDLLNGIKGTRDYDMIVANLPYISGEEWEDLMVDVKAFEPKLALYGGKDGTEIYKRLISILPQHLKTGGVFLCEVGGRDQAETIKDMLTAVGFKTYIKKDYRDIERVVVARWTSL from the coding sequence TTGAAAATATCAGATATTATATCGTCTTCAAGGGATATAAATATGTCTGACAGGCTCTGTATCCTTTCCTTTGCACTTTCCATGAAAAAGGAAGAGATTCTTTCCACGACAGATAAGGTCTTAAGCCATGAGGAAGTTGCCATTATAAGCCGTCTTATTGACAAAAGAAGACAGGGCATGCCCATAGCATACATTACAAAAAATAAGGAGTTTTATTCAGAAGAATTTTATATAGATGACGCAGTTTTAATACCAAGGCCGGAGACAGAAATCCTTGTGGAAGAGGCGATAAATATCTTAAAAGACATGGGACAAACAGCAAAAGTAATAGACGTGGGTACAGGCTCTGGCGCCATAGGCGTAATCATATCCCAAAAAACAGGAAACAGAGTTATATGCGTTGATATATCCTTTGAGGCGCTCAAGGTGGCCTTAATAAATAGAGAGACCATGGGTTTATGGGAAAAGGTGGAATTTGTCTGTTCAGACCTCTTAAATGGTATAAAAGGCACGAGAGATTATGATATGATTGTTGCAAACCTCCCGTATATCTCAGGGGAAGAATGGGAGGATCTGATGGTAGATGTAAAGGCATTTGAGCCTAAATTAGCCCTTTACGGAGGAAAAGATGGCACAGAAATTTACAAAAGGCTAATAAGTATACTACCTCAACACCTAAAAACCGGGGGTGTGTTTCTATGTGAGGTAGGTGGAAGAGATCAGGCAGAGACCATAAAAGATATGCTTACTGCTGTTGGTTTTAAGACATATATAAAAAAGGATTATAGGGATATTGAAAGGGTAGTGGTGGCAAGATGGACAAGTTTGTAA
- the rpmE gene encoding 50S ribosomal protein L31 has protein sequence MKKNIHPNLKRAIVKCACGNTFETLSTKEKISVEICAKCHPIFTGKEKRIDSTGQVEKFEKRYGKKTQ, from the coding sequence ATGAAAAAAAACATACACCCTAATCTAAAAAGGGCAATAGTAAAGTGCGCATGTGGTAACACCTTTGAAACCCTTTCCACAAAAGAGAAGATATCTGTAGAAATATGTGCTAAATGCCATCCCATCTTTACAGGAAAAGAGAAGCGTATAGATTCTACAGGGCAGGTAGAGAAGTTTGAAAAACGTTATGGCAAAAAGACACAGTAA
- the rho gene encoding transcription termination factor Rho, whose protein sequence is MHLNEMKKKKIGDLTQLARNLNIENAAGLKKQELIFAILQGLLDKNESVYGEGVLEVLPEGFGFLRSPDSNYMPGPDDIYISPSQIKRFGLRTGDIISGQIRPPKDSEKYFALLRVETINFDDPDVAKDKIIFDNLTPLYPDERITLETTPENLSTRVMDLFTPIGKGQRGLIVAPPRTGKTILLQLIANSITKNHKEIDLIVLLIDERPEEVTDMQRSVKGEVISSTFDEPATRHVQVAEIVIEKAKRLVEHKHDVVILLDSITRLARAYNTVVPSSGKILSGGIDASAMQKPRRFFGAAKNIEEGGSLTIIATALIDTGSRMDEVIFEEFKGTGNMEIYLDRKLAEKRVFPAIDINKSGTRKEELLLNNDDLSRIWLLRKVLQPMNPVEAMEFLLEKLEDTKTNKEFLYSMSKGG, encoded by the coding sequence ATGCATCTTAATGAAATGAAGAAAAAAAAGATAGGTGACCTCACGCAGCTTGCCAGGAACCTGAATATAGAAAATGCAGCAGGGCTTAAGAAGCAGGAGCTTATATTTGCCATCTTGCAAGGACTCCTTGACAAGAATGAATCTGTTTATGGCGAAGGTGTTCTTGAGGTCCTCCCAGAAGGCTTTGGTTTTTTAAGGTCACCGGACTCAAACTATATGCCCGGCCCAGATGACATCTATATATCCCCTTCTCAAATAAAGAGATTTGGATTGAGGACAGGCGATATCATATCGGGGCAAATAAGACCACCAAAGGATAGCGAAAAATACTTCGCCCTTCTCAGGGTGGAGACCATAAATTTTGATGACCCAGACGTAGCAAAGGACAAGATAATCTTTGATAACTTGACGCCCCTTTATCCTGACGAAAGGATTACCCTGGAGACAACCCCTGAAAACCTCTCAACCAGGGTTATGGACCTTTTTACGCCTATAGGAAAAGGGCAGAGGGGCCTTATTGTGGCGCCGCCAAGGACGGGCAAGACCATACTATTACAGCTCATTGCCAACAGCATAACCAAGAACCATAAGGAAATAGACTTGATAGTCCTTCTTATAGACGAAAGACCCGAAGAGGTAACAGATATGCAGAGGTCTGTAAAGGGTGAAGTAATCAGCTCAACCTTTGATGAACCGGCAACAAGACATGTGCAAGTAGCCGAGATAGTCATAGAAAAGGCAAAGAGGCTTGTAGAACATAAACATGATGTAGTTATCCTCCTCGATAGCATCACAAGACTCGCCAGGGCATACAACACTGTTGTGCCTTCCAGCGGAAAGATCCTCTCAGGAGGCATAGACGCATCAGCCATGCAGAAACCAAGAAGGTTTTTTGGTGCTGCAAAGAACATAGAAGAAGGGGGGAGCCTTACGATTATTGCCACAGCCCTGATAGATACAGGCAGCAGAATGGACGAGGTAATATTTGAGGAGTTTAAGGGCACAGGCAATATGGAGATATATCTTGATAGAAAGCTGGCAGAGAAAAGGGTATTCCCTGCCATTGATATAAATAAATCAGGCACAAGAAAGGAGGAATTGCTTCTCAATAATGATGACCTATCAAGGATATGGCTTTTAAGGAAGGTGCTCCAGCCCATGAATCCTGTAGAGGCAATGGAGTTCCTCCTGGAAAAACTTGAGGACACCAAGACAAACAAAGAATTTCTTTATTCTATGAGCAAGGGAGGATAA